The stretch of DNA GCCGGAGCATTTACCCGTGGCCAACGAGATTGCGCAAAAGGTACTTTGCCTGCCGATTTTCCCGGACATGAGCGAGGAGGAACAGCAGAGAGTTATTGCCGCAGTGCGCAGAATTGGTCTGCCTCTGAAGGTAAAGGGGTCTGCTGCGGCTTAATGGTGTAGGGAAGGTTAAAGGGCTTTGTCAAAAGCCCTTTTTTACGATCAAAGTTCAGCGATACACATCAGGCGTTCACTGCGCGCTAAATAGCGATGTCCGCAGAGTTTAAACATGCTGTTAATTAGCAGAGGGTTGTGCAGACCGTGACGGATAAGCCAGTCTTCATGCGTTTTCTTGCCTTTACCCACCGGAATAATCGTCACTTTCCTGGCGACCTTGCCGAGGATCTCCTGCATCTGGTCGACGGTAAAGAAGCGAATATTAAACAGCGAGTCGCTTTCTTTTTTCGAGTTAAAGTAATTAACGAACGGCTGATTATGGGCGTTATGCACGGTAACGATCATGCGGCCTTTGGTGATGCGAGCCTGCTCAATCGCCATTTTCTGGATGTCTTCGTCTGAGAACAGCACCCAGAACCCGTTGTGGTAGGTCAGGTCAAAATGCTTATCCGGATATTGCAGATTGAAGGCATTCATCACGGAAAAACGGTCCTGCAGCGATGGATAGAGCTTTTTCGCCAGGCTTACTGATTCAGGTGAAAAGTCTATGCCGTGGCCTTCCACGCCTCGTTTGGTCAACTGGACGATGTCGCGAAAGCTTCCGGCGGCAATCTCCAGAACCCGTTTTTCACCGCTCTTTCTGACCGCGTCGATATAGTAGGCATGGCGGATATCATTTTGATAATGGTCAAAAATACCCTGCCATTTATTGTCCCAGTCCTCGGCAGTGATCAGTTTTGCAGGCTCGGTAGTTTGGCTCATTTCTCTATCCTTAACTTGAATGCTCGGCGACATAGTGGCGAGTAAAAATGGCATTTTGCACCACGGTGGAGGGCTGAACAGGCCGCCCGGTGAAGCAATGAAGATGGTTAATAATCATGTCGTAGCCAGCCATGACGGAAAACTCCACGCCGGCGGAGAAACGAGGATTAATATCCATCAGATAATCCCCCTTCGCATGGCGCATAAACTCAATATTGATGCAGCCGTTCAGGTCGAGCAGGCGGGCGACCTCGGTGGCTTTGGCTACTAATGCCTCATCGGCGACCATTTCTACGGTCAATCCTGCCCCGTTGGCGGTGCGCAGCAGCTCTTTACGGGCAACCGCAGCGCACTCGCCGCTGGCCTGACTACGCACCAGATCGATGACATGTACCTCGCCCGGCAGAAAAGGCTGAACAATCCACTCTTTGCCTGGAAGGCGATGCTGCAGTTCCAGAAATTCGCTTTCAGTCTCAATACGGCGCTGGCCTTCGCTACTGCGGCCGTCACGACGTTTCAGCATTACCGGAAAACGCAAGCCCTGTAGCGGGACGTCAGCCAGCAGGAAGGTTGGAAGAGGCTGAATATCAGCAGACAGAGATAACTTTTGGCTCCAGCTAAACTTATCCCGGGCAAGCGACACGGATTTCGCTGACATCAACGCCAGCGTTGATGAGGGGATTAATTTATCGCGATGTAAGGAGAGCGTGTCCACTTCAACATCGGTGAGCGGAATAATCAGGTCTATTTTGTGGCGATCGCACAGTGCATTGATGCTTGCAAGATAGGCGGTAGGATTATCCGCTCGGGGAACCTGGCTAAAATCATCCACCAGGCGTGAAGCGTAAAGCCATTCAGCAGGATAAATATCGCACCCAAATACGCCATGATTCGCTCGCCGGAGCGCTGCAATTACGGCTTTAGCCGACATTGAGCCGATGGCCGTAATTAAAATATTCATGGTCGTGACCTGCCTTGTCATCGATGCGGTTCACCCGAGAGGGGACCTGTCGTCGCGGTATTGTAACAATATGGATATTTACCACTTTAAGATAAAAATAGCCGGACTCAGGCACTGAATAACAGGGCTTTTTACACCCTTTTTACGCGATAGATTCTTCGGCTTTATTAAAGAAGTCCCGCTATAGTATCTGGCGTTAATATTTAACAACCAATTGATACTTTTAAGTAAGCCTGAACATGATTTGCCATCGTTAATGGTTAAAATCCTGGGGGCTTATTCTGCTGTAACCTCCAAATAACCCCCCATTTCACCCACTATTCATCCGATTAAAACCCCTGCAGAAACGGATAATCATGCCGATAACTCAACTAACGCAGGGCTGTTTATCGTGAATTCACTGTATACCGCTGAAGGTGTAATGGATAAACACTCGCTGTGGCAGCGTTATGTACCGCTTGTGCGTCACGAAGCATTGCGCCTGCAGGTACGTCTGCCGGCGAGTGTGGAGCTCGACGATCTGCTACAGGCAGGCGGCATCGGGTTGTTGAATGCAGTCGAACGTTACGATGCCCTGCAGGGAACGGCATTTACTACCTACGCGGTGCAGCGCATCCGTGGGGCGATGCTTGATGAGTTGCGCAGCCGTGATTGGGTGCCGCGAAGCGTCAGGCGTAACGCTCGCGGTGTGGCACAGGCGATTGGTCAACTGGAGCAAGAGCTGGGGCGTAACGCTACCGAGACGGAAGTCGCGGAGCGGCTGGACATCCCGCTCGAAGAGTATCGCCAGATGTTGCTCGACACCAATAACAGCCAGCTCTTCTCTTATGATGAGTGGCGTGAAGAGCACGGCGATAGTATTGAACTGGTCACCGAGGAACACCAGCAGGCAAACCCGCTACAGCAGTTACTGGACAGTAATCTGCGCCAGCGCGTGATGGAAGCCATTGAAGCTTTACCTGAACGCGAGCAACTGGTGCTGACGCTTTATTACCAGGAAGAGCTGAATCTCAAAGAGATTGGGGCGGTGCTTGATGTGGGTGAGTCGCGAGTCAGCCAGTTGCATAGCCAGGCGATCAAGCGTTTGCGCACCAAGCTGGGTAAGTTGTAGGGAGTGCCGCACAATTATCTGACGACCTGGGAATTATCATGACGGTGCAGCAGTCAAAAAGACGGCCATTAAGCCGCTATCTCAAAGATTTCAAACACACCCAGACACATTGTGCCCATTGCAGTAAGCTGCTCGACCGCATCACGCTCACGCGCAGCGGGGTCATTATCAATAAGGCCACCATCGCTCAGCTTGATACGCTTATTGATGAAGCCACCTGGCTTATCGAGCAGAAAGAGTGGATGGCGCTGTGTCGTTTTTGCGGTGATTTGCACTGCAAAGAACAAAACAACTACTTCGATATTATTGGCTTCAAACAGTATCTGTTTGAGCAGACCGAAATGAGCCACGGGACGATTCGCGAATATGTGGTTCGTCTGCGCCGGCTTGGTAACCATCTGAGCGAGCATAAAGTTCCGCTTCCCGGCTCGCTGCAGGGCCTGCTGGATGAGACGCTGGACGCCTGGCTGCCCCGCACCAGCACCAACAATTACCGCATTGCGCTAAGAAAATATTGGCAATTCCAGGTGCAGGGACATGCGATCCCGCGTCAGGAAATTAGCGCAACCTCCGATATATACTAAATTTGCATAAGTTGTAGCGGACTGGTTTTGATATATTCCGGACCTGCCCGCTACACTACAAAAAATGTAAATATTCGGGGTAAACATGAAACTAACAATGATGGGACGCCAGGCGCTGATGGGCGTGCTGGCCGTAGCGCTGGTGGCCGGTGCGAGCGTCAAAACCTTCGCGGCTGAAAATCTTCTTAATAAAGTGAAAGAGCGCGGCACGCTGCTGGTTGGGCTGGAAGGAACCTATCCTCCGTTCAGCTTCCAGGGAGATGACGGCAAGCTGACCGGCTTTGAAGTTGAATTTGCCGAGCAGCTGGCCCAGCATCTTGGCGTCAAAGCGGCGCTGAAGCCGACCAAGTGGGACGGCATGCTGGCTTCTTTAGACTCTAAACGTATCGACGTGGTGATAAACCAGGTCACCATCTCCGACGAACGTAAGAAAAAATACGACTTCTCTACCCCTTACACCATCTCCGGTATTCAGGCGCTGGTGAAAAAAGGCAACGAAGGCAGCATTAAAACCGCGGCCGATCTGAAGGGCAAAAAAGTGGGCGTGGGTCTCGGGACTAACTACGAGCAGTGGCTGCGCGAAAACGTGCCGGGCGTAGATATTCGTACCTATGACGATGACCCAACCAAATATCAGGATCTGCGCGTGGGCCGTATTGATGCGATCCTGGTCGATCGTCTGGCCGCGCTGGATCTGGTGAAGAAAACGAAAGACACGCTGGCGGTAGCGGGCGATGCGTTCTCCCGTCAGGAAGCTGGCGTTGCCGTGCGTAAAGGCAACGAGGATCTGCTGCAGGCCATCGACGCGGCTATCGCCGGGATGCAGAAAGACGGTTCTCTGGCGAAGCTTTCCGACAAGTGGTTTGGCGCGGACGTAACCAAATAACGCTCTATCACGGTGAAAAAGGTGCTGATTTCAGCACCTTTTTTTATTTATCGTAGAGAGGGAAGCCGCCACTCTGGTGCATAATGAAACTGGATATCGATCTCGGCTCAGGAGGCCCTATGTCACTGCATCACTTAACGCGTTTTCCACGTCTTGAATTTATTGGCGCGCCGACGCCGCTGGAGTATTTGCCACGCTTTTCTGACTATCTTGGCCGTGAAATCTATATTAAACGTGATGACGTGACGCCGATGGCGATGGGCGGCAACAAGCTGCGCAAGCTGGAGTTTCTGGCGGCCGACGCGCTGCGCGAAGGCGCCGATACGCTGGTTACCGCCGGGGCTATCCAGTCCAACCACGTTCGCCAGACGGCGGCGGTGGCGGCGAAGCTTGGGCTGCACTGCGTGGCGCTGCTCGAGAACCCAATCGGGACCCGCGCGGAAAACTACCTGACCAACGGTAACCGCCTGCTGCTCGATCTGTTTAATGTTGAAGTCGAAATGTGCGAGGCGCTGAACGCCCCGGACAAGCAGCTTGAAGCGGTGGCTACGCGCCTGGAAGCTCAGGGGTTCCGGCCTTATGTTATTCCGGTGGGCGGCTCTAACGCGCTTGGCGCATTAGGCTATGTCGAAAGCGCGCTGGAAATCGCCCAGCAGTGTGAAGGTGCGGTGAATCTGTCATCCGTGGTGGTCGCATCCGGCAGCGCGGGCACGCACGCAGGCCTGGCGGTTGGCCTTGAGCAGCTTATGCCCGACGTTGAGCTGATTGGCGTTACCGTTTCCAGAACCGTGGCGCAGCAAAAGCCAAAGGTCGTCGCGTTGCAGCAGGCCGTGGCGCACTCTCTGGAAGTGAGCGCCGCAAGCGATATCATCCTGTGGGATGAC from Cedecea neteri encodes:
- a CDS encoding class I SAM-dependent methyltransferase, which translates into the protein MSQTTEPAKLITAEDWDNKWQGIFDHYQNDIRHAYYIDAVRKSGEKRVLEIAAGSFRDIVQLTKRGVEGHGIDFSPESVSLAKKLYPSLQDRFSVMNAFNLQYPDKHFDLTYHNGFWVLFSDEDIQKMAIEQARITKGRMIVTVHNAHNQPFVNYFNSKKESDSLFNIRFFTVDQMQEILGKVARKVTIIPVGKGKKTHEDWLIRHGLHNPLLINSMFKLCGHRYLARSERLMCIAEL
- the tcyJ gene encoding cystine ABC transporter substrate-binding protein produces the protein MKLTMMGRQALMGVLAVALVAGASVKTFAAENLLNKVKERGTLLVGLEGTYPPFSFQGDDGKLTGFEVEFAEQLAQHLGVKAALKPTKWDGMLASLDSKRIDVVINQVTISDERKKKYDFSTPYTISGIQALVKKGNEGSIKTAADLKGKKVGVGLGTNYEQWLRENVPGVDIRTYDDDPTKYQDLRVGRIDAILVDRLAALDLVKKTKDTLAVAGDAFSRQEAGVAVRKGNEDLLQAIDAAIAGMQKDGSLAKLSDKWFGADVTK
- the fliZ gene encoding flagella biosynthesis regulatory protein FliZ — encoded protein: MTVQQSKRRPLSRYLKDFKHTQTHCAHCSKLLDRITLTRSGVIINKATIAQLDTLIDEATWLIEQKEWMALCRFCGDLHCKEQNNYFDIIGFKQYLFEQTEMSHGTIREYVVRLRRLGNHLSEHKVPLPGSLQGLLDETLDAWLPRTSTNNYRIALRKYWQFQVQGHAIPRQEISATSDIY
- a CDS encoding ATP-grasp domain-containing protein, which produces MNILITAIGSMSAKAVIAALRRANHGVFGCDIYPAEWLYASRLVDDFSQVPRADNPTAYLASINALCDRHKIDLIIPLTDVEVDTLSLHRDKLIPSSTLALMSAKSVSLARDKFSWSQKLSLSADIQPLPTFLLADVPLQGLRFPVMLKRRDGRSSEGQRRIETESEFLELQHRLPGKEWIVQPFLPGEVHVIDLVRSQASGECAAVARKELLRTANGAGLTVEMVADEALVAKATEVARLLDLNGCINIEFMRHAKGDYLMDINPRFSAGVEFSVMAGYDMIINHLHCFTGRPVQPSTVVQNAIFTRHYVAEHSS
- the dcyD gene encoding D-cysteine desulfhydrase, producing the protein MSLHHLTRFPRLEFIGAPTPLEYLPRFSDYLGREIYIKRDDVTPMAMGGNKLRKLEFLAADALREGADTLVTAGAIQSNHVRQTAAVAAKLGLHCVALLENPIGTRAENYLTNGNRLLLDLFNVEVEMCEALNAPDKQLEAVATRLEAQGFRPYVIPVGGSNALGALGYVESALEIAQQCEGAVNLSSVVVASGSAGTHAGLAVGLEQLMPDVELIGVTVSRTVAQQKPKVVALQQAVAHSLEVSAASDIILWDDYFAPGYGTPNEEGMEAVKLLARLEGILLDPVYTGKAMAGLIDGVAQKRFKDQGPIAFIHTGGAPALFAYHPHL
- the fliA gene encoding RNA polymerase sigma factor FliA; its protein translation is MNSLYTAEGVMDKHSLWQRYVPLVRHEALRLQVRLPASVELDDLLQAGGIGLLNAVERYDALQGTAFTTYAVQRIRGAMLDELRSRDWVPRSVRRNARGVAQAIGQLEQELGRNATETEVAERLDIPLEEYRQMLLDTNNSQLFSYDEWREEHGDSIELVTEEHQQANPLQQLLDSNLRQRVMEAIEALPEREQLVLTLYYQEELNLKEIGAVLDVGESRVSQLHSQAIKRLRTKLGKL